In Vicugna pacos unplaced genomic scaffold, VicPac4 scaffold_105, whole genome shotgun sequence, the genomic stretch tggatagactatactttcaatggagtgttgttggcacatttctggaaaactgactgtaaatgtaagtttccccccagcattttttattgtgtctcatagatttctgcatccaaacttatgacagaagcataatgacttgagtgctatagatttgctgtaacctttgagtgagtcctccaaatttgctcttctttttcaagattgttttggctgacctgggtcccttgctttcaatatgaattttgggatcagtttttcaatttttgcaaagaagtcagctggaattttgatagggattccattaaatatgtagattactttgggaagtcttaacatttttaacaatattttctaccattgcatgatcatgggatgccttccatatatgaagatattttaaattttttttggtgatacttcaaaatattcaatgtacaaatcttgtaaacttttgttaaatgtatctctcattttattttttatgcagttgtaaatggaacggcttagcttcataagggtgggactatatatatcaatttatttatttctaggattcctacatagcaaatacactaggtttatatttgctacattgatctatccacaattcttcccacccccgtgtcataagaaaccaagacccagcttaagccatctgaacacctatgtggaagtgagaaatgagacctttgggtggggtttgtgtagatgatactgagatcttattcaggatggcttcatcttaatttcttttaaacaatcctttcagagtacatagtcagatacattaggaaaatgctgttttgatgtgcggaggagctaagactataattttcaagtaatttctagtgagagtgttgtacttgaaacataatttgcatcaatctttgaagatttatgtttcaggagctttgagtaaataatacctgtctttattcaataactacaactaaatgctcaagcaacatgtaagagtttgagcaaactgctcccgccccgtagtgctggttggttgcagctgtaactggagtcagcgcttacctcgcccagtacacttgtgctgatctgctcaaaacagttcgtccaacagtttgtcggtagtcttttagacaaagccataaagcattgatttaaggttgctggaatgtaatctattcttattaatattaagtaagcacatattgagtacttactgtatgttgggaattgtccctcagcctcacatgaatattacttctaataaaacctctcatatttccctgttatttgcactttacagataaggagactgaggattaggtcttctctcttttggggggagctcattatcaatgatgggaagttgtaaggaaaaagatattgattcatccagagaaaatatttttctgagattcagtattgaagaaggtaaccactgaagagggtgatcattgtttgagtgagacgagccccgggttgtacggagtcagcatccctgtcctggacgctgcacgtgtagagctgcgtggtgggtgaggcggtgcggccgcgcagggaaagcggatgccgggccgttgggctgtgctcaggcccggtggggctttctcctaagagcagtggaccgtcattgacagattttaagtaggctagtgcgatgctctcgtagatcacttttgtcttgtagaatgcttagaaacatttagaaggctcggcaggaggtgatgtgatgagtcagagtagggtggctgcgaggtgtagcagtgttcaattttcaagtgattttcagtcccaggtttgtggctcagtagccgtgtcactttggatgacacacccaaggaagtgaaacaatttatctaatcaatagaagcagtgatgtaccgaactcccaggactgctgtgtagatccagtgagataacgtgtgcacagtgtgcagcatggtccccagcacagagtcagtgctgagggagtgccagtgagtacctggtaggacaggtgtgggtggtggatctcgttgactgaggaaatttgcccctgaaggaggggtcttgtcacatctgtgagtgattggcctgagctgggagaggcagggagaccttgcccccgaccaagggccctgggcaggatggctatgggaggaacaccgtgaagttagctctttgcaggtggagttggaggtgcccttgagacatctaagtgcagtgtcacaatcacagaagtggtctggtcccgggctgtgcattttcctgctgagatattgatctctgaacgcgaagacatactttacaggacaagtgaatagtagtatcatctctcatcaaagctcacatctctttattcatcactcactttgctaattgggtacttacagaacacacttcactgtcctcccctgggctcaggctccacagaaaagagctggtgagtctccctcttttccagaagaagacacacttagctggtagacatctatacctcgccagacttagaattttaggttgttgatttaattctattttctgttggtcatctcctgacaggagagacgttttacctcatggtcaggtttcaattagctgttactgagaattgctggtctgatccatagtgtatttattctattaactttgtagagtacttatcatttttctgtctttgctctttaattttgtttgccccttcaattttctatcttatttgggaccttattttattttttaattaaaaaatgtctattagcagttaacaaaacaaaagcaaagaaaaaatgcacatgatagctaaatttagaaaatatcttgtgtgttttctgtctcagcaatggagggttctagaaactcgtgaaaagcttcattacataagttcctttaaattctgattaagaaataaaaccttccttcctcatctttcaagctgcacagctaattgtcaagaaagtgaggggaaattctcagaagccaagacaaaccagaaagcagggattctgggagatacgtgagccttagaagccctggggtgccggttggctcctgaactgagtttcagttgccctggcaggagggcaggaggtgagcctgtggcctctcacactgggagttggatggctgttcttatataaggccaagcacatcctgagaatcctgctttataaaaggttgaattagaaagaaaagaataaaagcattcctcaaggcaaggaagtaaggaaagtaaaattttttggaagcgggaaaaaataacatatccaaagtaaagatttagtttaaagctgttctggcatgagagtgaccacaaacccatggcagaaaatcacggctcctcccggaaagagaaggtgtgttttgaatgaatcagtggacagccattctgaaaaaggcctccagagtcttctggatcaagatactggactcaaacacctcccttccatggtctcatttaaataaccagaaaggttttaaaggaaagaagccataatcatagttctatttattgacattactttatgctaggaattcaaaggtgactatggagttgtctcctcttttatggaccttactttctatttgacatagttggggaacttggtggagggtggtgttagtatgttgcaattaaccaggagaggagtttaagaaagcagtgaagggttggtgacatttttcgctgaggacagtcctgttcagttggcttgtaattacaggctcgttgagttgtcactggagggaattaatcttaaggaatttggacttaactcaggcctcttcagaatggacaagtgaacctggagaaagacagtcaaatctgtgcagacattgaagttcacttcaacatgtggtatccatgagccaaagataggactagtaggcagcacttcttgaggacagaggagtggtttttaaggttcttcaagaatgaatcccaaggtaccgggatggccagttgtcaaactgtgactttgctctttggacggtgtatccaccaagggtattggccgtttataagtttccatttctccttaatacatgtcaggttatgaggacgtgggcataaacgtttcacaccttgtcaaggtgactttgggtacctgcctagaatcatgggcacagttgcggctgcgtcatacatcttgccgcacatcccgctccccggctccgtgatcacggcagagtggttccttattgagctgtccatctcctctgtgacatcgtaaccaaacaaaagattggagagtattagcttggctttttccttttctaacattcccttcaaattatgatgactgatagtggacccagttacgtttgcagatgatttacaagtagggctgtcagtacaaaccttgtaatccccgctgtgtgatctagagaagaaagttacactctttccaaattgttttgatgcacttatgtgggaaaatgatgtatgtttgaatatgtatttcctctcttactcatcatggctagagatgaatatttgtagacatggaatgagtactctgtatttgaactgtatggtcccctaaattctccccagctttttaaagtcatcactggagtgctacctccagagtgccgcaaagcatccaacactgcctgctcttcggacactgtaagtttccaagttggagaaggctgctggctggtgaggcattctctcgcacatctctggttgggtgatgtgagctgagaacacaagaattggcagacagtaactaaccacgatcaggtccatttctggaacactcatggaggattttacacctatggtagtggaatacgttatttcatttagttttcccaaaaatcataattagattttatcacctgtattaaaaaggaaactgtcaaagcgagtgacgtgcagactttggactggaacacgggtctttctgatccctgtctctgttccctccccggcctatccttgcaaatgaccaggagactcttcctcagtcttgagtttccctctgatgttaccgctctctttgtttctaagagaggaaaacaagtctaaacttactttccagttggaaatggaatggagagttaacgttggaagccgggagaatctgtcctgtgatgaagtggtctccgagccacttccactgggatgtcacatcactgtctgggccccttgctcagcctgtgcacaggtgacagcacagttgtgccgagcagtcctcccggacagggcagtgggttggaaatgagtttggggatttggtttcattacacaagttcctgagggccttgacctggcacttcgagtgggagcattccctgtcccacagactgtgctctgggcccatgcagacctgacgtggcctcagcctgagtctcagggcccgtggtgatgaggagcattttagcccagggtctgccggaggctctgagactactgggctgtgggactttgtccaggatgataataattcctccccgagtttcagatttccttgcctgtgagccggggtagtagttgtttctgagatgattgtaatgattcagtaatgggcgcagcgtgtgctgacaggtagctgggtgctttaggagcagaagtcgcagtcactctgtcagcctctccctgtgcgctctgtgctttgagaagttgtgtgtttggtgaaagtcccgcccagaccctagggtctagatgaactgttgttcctttactttcccttccttttcctctttcccttctctgtgtcccatgtttaggtagcagattcctctatttcagggaatacgggcttttctagtaaagggacaggtggaatgcggagaggtggggcccagagggggtctggagtgtctgcacagtgctgcttccctgcgtttctgcatccggtcccatcagtgcactaagtcagccttcctcttccttcctgtgtcatcgggtctctgttttaagggaaaaccatttttatgggtcttttttcacttacgtgtttcattcagatgcttgttgcttttctccctgtgcttcagcgttccgaggagaaaattcagccgtgcagcatcctctccgtgctctacgagttgatcggcttccactgcaagtccaccttcttcaagcgggtggcccccgtgcggcacgcggcccccggcatcccggagcctggcgggaaggcctgctcccgactcctcctgcagacgcttcctggctacagtctgtcactggacttgcaggacttcagcagatgtgttggaactaaaacattgcttcagccccattaaccatgcctggtttgggccctgctgtcctgcctcatcagggtgaatcttgattcatttagaacagggctcagcagacttttcctttcaagggcttgggggtaaatatttcagggtctgaaaacctcctgatctctggtgcagctgctcagctctactgtttagatgccagaacagccagatagtccacacacccatagagctttattaacagcggtggctggggctggattgggtgtatgaactgcagtttgcccccacagcctcctcaatattgacacctgcaccagagtgtacatttgtgacaatgggtgaacctacactgacatgtcatcatcacccatagcccatagttgacactaggatttacacattgtgttgtgcactctgtgggtttggacagatgtacaatgacatgtatccaccatcacagcatcatacagagtcgtctgtcttagtgaccttaaaatgctccgtgctgcacctcattcattgctctttcccctctagcctctggcagccactgatctttcagtctctgtgtttttccctttcccagaacaccatacagttggaatcagacagttgctgaaacttcccagattggcttctttcacttggtaatatgcatttaaggttcctccatgtctttccattccttgataactcatttcattttagcaccaaataatagtccattttctggcgggaccacaggttatttatccattcacctactgaagaagagcttagttgcttctgaatcctgttgagtatgaataaagctgctattaacatctgtatgcagatttgtgtgtgaacataagtttccatttcatcgagtaaacaccaaggagcacagttgaaggatcatatgttagaattacgtctagctctgtaaaaaattgccagaccgtcttccaaagtacctgggccatttttcattcccaccaacaatgcattataatttctggtgctccacatcctcaccagcatttggtgctgtcagtgttctgcattttggcagttctgacaggtgtgcagtggtatctcgctgtttcagtcggcatccccttgatgacaggtgctgtggagcatctttccaaaggcttctttggcatccagatttcttctttgatgaggtgtgtgttcaggcattttgctcattttttaatcaggttattcatccttcttgttgagtgtaaagaaattttggtatattctggatttcagccctttatcagtgtgtccctgcccttcaccttcagtgccagagttgtcctttgggtctcagtggagggtcagatcttcaaagagattccctgtcttccctcagcctaaatactgtccttgtatttttcactttcattgactcattttgttcttttaaatagcatttcccataatttgtaagtatattaaagagaaaagggcaatgattgaacaccgcctgccccaccaggctgtgtgccctgtgagagcagaggccctgtccccactcaccatttcccatgacagcacatggcacatgtccatgtaaaagtgtttaacgtggggccaaacctgatgagcagctatgacgacatgtgttgtctaccatttattgagtagactttgtttctgatcttaattattaaatcatatgaatgaaacttggttgttttgaaaaataaaacaacaaagcacacctaaatgtgattggtaatttctacttagatttctgacccaggaggggatgttcacaatcattttgtggaggaggttgggaaggtaaagtaagagagtgagatcaaataaagtaaaaatgataacagtcacttggctttattttcactgaaataaaagttattttaaaccctatctcagctgttgttctgttgttttaaacatttctcatagaattaaatggaagcccactaaaccctaaaagggaaactgtgtgctcaggtcctgaaaattgtttatgtctatttcttgagatacaaatttccctgctggttacagaaattcgaggcgggaacacacagtgcactgcatgtgtctgccggcttcacgggctgctcagtgtcaatttcattttcttcggttgcagtttaggacgcatttccatgagaaatattgcccAGAcattcctgaatgaaggattgaattttccacaggaaatattatgaatgagagtgacaaggcacaagggtttcccataaaggaatagttgatgtaataaactctcactatggtgaatatttttaataaaagccagttgaaaattttatcactaggtcaaatggcacaaatccgtctgaagaaaaaagattcaaattttaaagaagaagtggtttgaatcaactagaaattatgatttctaaactatttgttgtaagaacttatactcagtcttatcataattgccggtggtaggaagtggatcattatttatttattaaaaaaaaatccacaaggtgCTATTTCCCCATTATTGATGCGGCAGTCttgtggttagttaagttgggacatttaggaaacttagctaggttttccggacattgatttcagccactttatctttactacaatctcttcttttgtgtcggcatatggtccatacatatatatggggaggaacaacctccaactcggttttacagtgcaaaccgcaggaacttcaaaccggcactaggaaacagactgagaaaccagagtaagggtttctcctgcaaaccgttccctttgtgctggatgaacgaacgtctctccacatgctcagttctgagagataagtgtgtgtgaaagccgtccttcacgtagatttaagggaacacaaagtttctctccgttgcaaattccaatccatacatatatatggggaggtacaagctccaactcggttttagagtgaaaacggcaggcacttcaaaccggaacgaggaaacagactgagaaaccagagtcagggtttctcctgcaacccgttccctttgtgctggatgaacgaaagtctctccacatgctcagttctgagagataagtgtgtgtgaaagccgtccttcacctaggttgaagggaacacaaagtttcttttcagttgcaaactccactccatacatatatatagggaggtacaagctccaactcggtttacagtggaaacggcaggcacttcaaaccggcactaggaaacagactgagaaagcagagtcagggtttctcctgcaacccgttccctttgtgctggatgaacgaacgtctcaccacatgctcagttctgagagataagtgtgagtgaaagccaaACTTCAACtgtattgaagggaacacaaagtttcttttcagttgacaaatccactccatacatatatatggggaggtaaaagctccaactcggttttacagtgaaaacggcaggcacttcaaaccggcactaggaaacagactgagaaaccagagtaagggtttctcctgcaacccgttccctttgtgctggatgaa encodes the following:
- the LOC140694834 gene encoding trafficking protein particle complex subunit 9-like produces the protein MDNLEAWNGTEMELLQRSEEKIQPCSILSVLYELIGFHCKSTFFKRVAPVRHAAPGIPEPGGKACSRLLLQTLPGYSLSLDLQDFSRCVGTKTLLQPH